The Nitrospiria bacterium genomic interval TTTTTCTTGAAGAATATCCCGAATGACTTTCTGGAAAAGGTGTTCGGGAATATCTTTATGGATGGCGTCTTTTTTAATTAACTCTCTGGTTAATTTAGCCCGCAAAAGATCTCTTGCGTTCCGATCCTTTAATGGGTCAAAAATATCCTGGGGTTGTTTTTTGATTAATTGGCGAATAAGGTTATAAATCTTCATTTCTTGATTGATGGTTATTACCTCTTTCATTACATCCATCAGAGACTTGTTGTTGTTTTCTATCTCTTTTAACCCATGAAAAAGGCAATAAATTTTCCGGCGGCCAAAATCTGTGAGGTAACGGTCCTTTAAAATTTTATTGATGAAAATTTCCTTAAAGAGTTGGGGTGAGAGGTCCTGAAAAATTTTTTTATTATTATAAACGGTTCTCAGCATTTTTTCATTTACATCAATGTTTTCCATAAACACGATTTGGTTGAGGGTATTGTAGGTGGCATCGCAACGATCAAAAAAGGTAATGATGTGTCCGAGTTTTTCCAGAAACTGGGAATCATTGGTTTCCCTAGAATGGTCATCACAGGTTTTTCCGATTTCCAGTAATAACCCTTCAAATCCAAAATCTCGTTTCTCTAATGCTTCTAATTTAGCCCTCAATAAAAGGGAAATGTCCTCTTTTGTAATGGTTATGTTTTCATCGTGGGTATTCAGGAAAAGACCTTCGAGAATCTCCCGGGCGGTGGAAAGGTATTGAGGTTCATCAATTTGGGCAAGATTTTTTCCTTTTAAGAAAAGCTCATCAATGGTGAGAAAAACCTCTATGGGAATATTCTGCCGGATTCCAAGGGACCTTAGGCGGTTCAGCCTTGCAATGTCACTGGAAGTCATCTGGGGGTTTTTGGAAAGTTCTACCAGGTTCTCTTTATAGGAATCGATGAGCCGTTTGTTATGGGAGTGTTTGTAAATCACATCGATTTTGATCCGTTCCTGTTGATAAGTTGAAATTTGAAATTGGTTTCCTAAATCATCCAGGGTTACATTGTCTTTAGGATTAATCCCGTTGGTTTCTTCATAAAATTGTTTATAAGCATTGAAAAAGCTTTTATTGGCAGTATGAATAATTTTAAATAAAAAAACCGTGATGTTCGGTTTATTTAAGGTTTTAAAAATTTCATGAAGGATATTCAGGTCATCTTCCCACGCAACTGCGAGGGAATGCTTGAGCCTTTTACCCATTGTTTTTAGGAAATTTTCCTGCTGCTTTTTGGTGTCGATGGGAGTGGGGTCGTTAATAAAAAAGAAATAATTGGCAAGGGCGTTGCCATGGAGAAATATTTCATCATATGTTTGAGAACCAGTGGTCTGGTCTGTGAAGTGAATTAGGCCCATATTGGGCTCATAAATGGCACCGTTCATGACAAGTCGGTTTACTACTTCCTTCTTGATCATGTCCTTAATGGGCTGGTTGATCCCGAACATATATTCACAGAAACTCCCGCCATTTCCTTTATAATGAATGGCTTCTTTTCCGATGATAAATTCATTTCCCGGTGAAAAAAAACGGATGATCGTATCCTGGTGGGGTGAAGCGGTTTCATAAAAAAAACGTTGACTGACCTTCTCACCAGCAACGGTAGCAAAATATTCTATGGTATCGGTCACCAGACCATGTAAACGAATATCCTGGATCATATTGTGTCTTTATTCAAGTGGTGGTTGAAATAGGATATAAATCTTTCTAATTATAGCAGAAATTTTAAAGATGGCAGTTTTAGGGGACAGAGGTGAATAATTAAAAAATGGGATCCAGATTTCAGTCTGGAAAAGGCTTTTAAAAAAAAGGGGGAGGGTGCAAGGGAAGGAGTTTTTCCTGTAAATTTAGGCTATAAACATTAAGGGTAGTATCCTGAATAGGTGGATTTCTAAACCCCATTTGAAAAAGTAATATTTCTGTATTAACTTCCCCCGATTACTTCTGAACGGCATGTGGCACATAGAACTAGAAAACCGCCTCCTGTTTGAACCGGATGGGTGGGTTCATCATCCGTTCCACAGTGCTCACAAGGATGAACGGTTTTTCCGGAGCCGCCACTATTAGGGGAATCGTATGGTGTCATGGGCGCATACTATTTCTTTTTTTTTTGAAGGAGTCAAGGGGGAGAAAAAACAGTATTTAAAAAAGTTTAAAACTTACTCCGGTAAAAAAGCGGGCCTGCTGATTACAAAAAAACAGGTTTTTCCTTATTCTAATGAAAACGGAGGAGGGGGCATTCCGAAAAATGGTCTTGCAAAAAAAAATCCCCTGGGGCGTCCTGAAAAATCCAGGACTGCTAACCCCGAAGAATGGGGGGAGCCACTTGCCTAAAACCTTTGTTCGCTCCACTTCCATGGGAAAACTTTTTTTAGAAAAAGAAAGAGTGGGTTAGTTTTAGGCGGGATAAAAATTCTGGTGGAGCTGAGGGGGATCGAACCCCTGACCCCGAGACTGCCAGCCTCGTGCTCTCCCAGCTGAGCTACAGCCCCACACACGTTTTTACATTTATTTTAAAGGGAATGGTAACACTCTGGTTTGGGCCTGTCAAGAAAGGGCTTTAGCCAAGATCCAAATCTCTTCCTTTGACGGTCTTCCGGCCATCGGCTCGAGCCCGTTCGATGGCTTCCAGACAAATTTTTTCAACTTTTTGGCTTAACCCATCAATGAGTTCGGCTGAGGTATTAAAACCGGATTTTTCCCGAACAAACTTTTTAATCTTCGAGGTCACCACTAAAGCGTCTGCCATGATTTAATCTCCTTATCAGTTTGGAAATAGAACCCTTTATTGGAAAGGGGGTATTATATCCAAACCGCTAAGTGTGGACAAGAGAAATTTTTGCTTTTTTAAATTTGATTTTTCTTGAGTGTATTTGAGGTTCTCCTTTTTAAATTAATTTTTTAAGCTATTGAATTGATTAAAAATAATTATGTTTTCAATGGATATTCTTCTTTCTGAAAACAGATTTTGACTTTTTAAAATTGTGGGAGTAGCCTGGAGTGGTTTGGGTTTAGCGAAAACGGGTTCCAGGAGGTAAATAAAGAGATCGAGTCCATGGGGGGAAAGGTATACGGGACACTATGCGGTCCGTGGCCCCCATGTTTTTGTCAATATCATCGAAGCGAGCGATATTGAGGCCATGGCCCGAATTTCCGTTAATTTGGGTTCTTGACGGACGGTCCAGTTTCTGACACTGCCCGCAATCCTATTGAAAAATTTTCCCAGATTCTTCAAAAAAGGAAAAAAAACTAACGGGTACCGATTCCCCTGTAGCATGTGAAGGAAATGACCCCATTGGGATGTTTAGCAATCTGACAGAATTCCCGGAGGCCACGGCGGGCATCGTTTTCAGTTATTCCCCCATTTTGAACGATTTGTTTTACGGCGCTTTGACCGATCCGGAAAAAAAATGCCACGAAGCGGGTAAACCCTTGGGGGGACCCTTGGTTGTAATGGAAGGTGATGGGATATACCTTAATTTTGGAAAAACCGCTTTCTTTTAATAACGGGTAAAGTTTTTTTCCTACAAAGGGGTCGCCCTTGAAGGATAATTGTGTTTTATTAAAGGCATTCCAAAATCGTTTAAAAGGTTTGCTTTCCGGCCAGATGCATACCGAGTTGTTTTCCACTTCGGTCATATAAATACGTTTTTTGGGTTTAAGGACCCTTCGACATTCTTTGAGGATTATGATGGGGTGTGAAACATGTTCGAAAAACCAACAGGTGAAAATGGCATCCAAAGAAGATTTTGAGAATGGAAGTTTTCGGGCGTCTCCTTGTACCAGATTTGGGCGATTTATCCCTTGGGTTTTTAGGTAGGTTTTTGCTTCAGACAGTTGTTGTAATGAAAGATCGACTCCCAAAAGATGGATTCCTGGAAAGCGTTGATCCAGAATTCCCAACTGGGCACCAACAGCACAACCGACCTCTAAAACCTTTCCTTTTTTCGGGAAACGAATTTGTCGATAAAGCGTCTCCTTCAGATAATTTGCCTGATCAATCAGTCGTTTTCGTTCGGCGAGGCTGTACCCATGGAGGTAAGGTGCTTTCATTGATAAGGACCAGTAAAGAGGGTTGGAATAACAAACAGGAAAGGTAAAAGAGTGGCAGGTTAAAGTCAAGAATCTCTTTTTACCCCGGGTGTAAAAGATGACAAATCAAGAGGTTGCGGAGATACTTTTGAGAGTAGCGGAAATTTTGGAATGTCAGAAGGATAACCCTTACAGAGTGAGGGCTTACCGAAAGGCTGCCCATACCATTTCCAATACCAAAAAAAATATTGAGGAGATTGCCCAGGAGAAAGGATTGCAGAATTTAAATGGGATTGGAAAAGATTTGGCAAATAAAATTGAAGAAATCCTTGCTACAGGGACGTTAAACCTGGATAAGAATACCTCCGAAGGGGTTCCTGATGGGCTATCGGCTTTATTCAATGTTCCCGGGCTTCCCAAGGAGACGGCGCGATTTTTATTTTTCAAATTAAAAATCCAAACACTGAATGATTTGGAAAAGTTGGCCCGGTCCCACCTCTTACGGACTTTGCCCGGGATAACCAAGGAAAAAGAGCAAAAAATTTTAAGTGAACTGGAAAAACAGGTTTAAAAACGTAACAAGTAAAAAGGGGAATGGCCCCGGAAATTGAGAGAATATTCGGACCCAGATGGACGGTTTTTAATCGGGCATTGGTTGGTAGAGACTGTGCTGAATGATTGACTAATCTAAATGATATTTGCTATGGTTTAGAAGTATTATCAATGAGGAGAGGCCTAGGTGGATCGAAGAAGGGGAGACCGTCGGGATGGCCTAGACCGTCGGATTATGGGAAATGTCAATGATGGAAAAATAGAAAGGCGAAAACGAGAGCAAAGAGAGGGAGAGAGAAGAAGTTCCGAGCGAAGAAGGAACCTTAGATATAATTTTGGCCATTCTTAGATGTCATTATTCCATTCAAATTTTTTATCCATGCAAAAAGGAGGGTAAGGTGTGTCCGTATCTGCATTTATTTTGGTAGATGTTACCGGTAATCATACCAAAAGTGCTTTTAAAACCATGACACGGATTGAGGGGGTAAAATCGGTTTACGCGGTTACAGGTTCCCATGATATTATCGCCTATATCGAAGCAGGGTCAGTTGAAGAGCTGAGCGATACGGTTATATCAAAAATCCGAGGGGTGGACGGTGTTACCAAAACCATAACCAGTATTGTCCTCAATTTAAGTTCCCCACCAACAACGGGTCCTTCAGGAGCTTAGTTTTAAACACCTGGTCTTAATTTTTATCGACCGGTTTATTGGGTTTCTCAGGTTGGATTTTCCCCTTATTTTACCCCATTGAGTCTTTTCCAAAAGGTAGAAAGCCTTCCGGAAGAAACTTCCATATCTTCCTTGGGTTCTCCCCCAATGATTGTGACCGGATTTAAAAGTTTCTCCTTTCCTTCCAATAAAAGACTAAAAAGAGCGGGGACCACAAAAAGTGTAAAAATCGTTGAAACCAAAAGCCCTCCTAAAACCACGCTCCCAATTCCCCGATAAAGCTCTGAGCCGGAACCAGAGAAAATGACCAATGGGGAGAGGCCAAACAGCGTGGTGAGGACGCTCATAAAAATTGGCCGAACACGACTTCGAACCGATTCACGGACCGCTTCTCTTAAGGGAAGTTGGTGGTCACGGATATTATTAAGGGATTGGTGCACCAGAAGGATGGCATTATTTACGACAATTCCGATTAGAATCACAAAACCCAACATGGTCAACACATCCATGGGTTGATAGGTGAAGATATTGACCGCGTGTAAACCAAGAAATCCGCCGACGATGGAAAGAGGAACAGAAAACATTATGACAAAAGGGTAAAGGAAACTTTCAAAAAGAGAAGCCATGAGTAAATAGGTAATCAGCAGCGCCAGCAAAAAATTCCATTTAAACGCATGAAAGGTTTTGGTAAGGTCATCAACCGTCCCTGCCAACCTCACACGGTTTAAACCTCCGATTTGCCCGCTTTCAAACATTGGCGCTACAATTTCTTTTTGAATCATTTCCATAGCTTTTTCGAGGGGAATTTGCTCCGGGGGAATTACCTGAAGGGTAATAGCCCGGACCCGTTCGATATGATTAACCTGCTCCGGCCCGGTGATTAAACGGATGTCCGCCACCGATCCCAGGGTGACCAGTTTTCCTCCCGGGGTATAAATTGGTAATTGTTCCAGGTCCTGGATTCGATTGGCATAAATATCCTTTCCCCTAAGCGTTAGATCAATTTCTTCTCCCTCAAATTTATAATTGCTGACCTTTGCCCCATCCACCAGGGCGTTGACCATAAAACCTAATTCTTGATTAGACAGCTGCAATTCGGCGGTCCTCTCCCGATCGGGTTTGACCTGAATTTCGGGGTTTCCCAAATCAAGACTGGGGATTGGACGAATTTGGGATCCCGGAATGAGGGGGCTAATTTGCCCAAACAGTTGTTGACCAAGCCCTACCAGCTCCTCCAATTTCGGCCCGGTAATTTCCACATCAATGGATCGCCCTCCAGCAATTCCCCGGCTAAAAAGGCTGGGTTGGGTGATAATGCCGAAGGTCCCTGGAAGGGGAGAAATGGCTTTTTGCAATACTGGAATCAGTTCTTTTACACGGAGAGGATCGTCCGCAATGGCACCCATAAAAACCATCCGTCCCCGGGCCACATAAAAGAAGTTGGTTATACTGGGGGCTCCCAAATTTTTTGCTTCTGCTGAGCCAGGTTCGGCTTCCCAATAGGGCCTGAGGTTATTTTCAATAACTTCTCCCATGTGTGTCAGTTCAACCAGATTGTAGCCCGGAGGAGGAAACAAAATGCCAAAAATCAGGTTTCGGTTTCCTTCTGGAAGGTATTCCGCTTTTGGGATTAAAAGCCATGCTCCCACAAAGGAAAGAACGGTAAAAAAAATCACTATGGACAGCCGGTGGAAAACGCTTCCAGAAATAAAAAAGGTTGTGTTAGCGAGCCAATCCCGAAAACCCTCTGCCGTGTGGAAAGGGTTTAAATTTTTTTTTCCTTCAGAGAGGGTTGAATCCGTTTCCTGTGTTTTATCCGGAAGGGAAGGTTTATTGGCTTTCAAAATTCTAGAGGAAAGGCTGGGGATTACGGTAATGGCTACGATTAAACTTAATCCCACTCCTGCCGCGATGGCCAGGGCAATATCCCGAAAGAGCTGTCCCGCCTGCTCTTCGATAAAAAAAATGGGGATAAACACCGCCATGGTCGTCAGGGTGCTGGCCAAAACCGCACCCCATACCTCTACAGTTCCATCGTAGGCTGCTTGTGTTCCTGATTTTCCCATTTCCCGATGGCGGAAAATATTTTCCAGAACCACAACGGCATTATCCACAACCATCCCTGCGGCAAACGTCATTCCTGCAAGGCTGACCACATTGAGGTTACGGCCCAACAGTTGTAAAAATATAAAGGTCCCAATCACACTAATGGGAATCGCAACCGCAATCACCAGGGTACTGCTCCAGTTCCGTAAAAATATCAGAAGAATGAAAACCGCAAGCAAACCGCCAATAACCAGATTTTTCTGGACCAGGGTAAGGGAACTTTTAACATAATCGGTTTCATCATAAACCTGATAAATTTGAAAACCCCTTTCTCTAAGAATACCTTCGTTTAATTCTTTAACTGCCTTTTTCAGACCGGCCATGGTGTCCAACACATTGGCTCCAGTGGCCCTCTGGGCATTGATGGCAATGGCCGGATTTCCCCGCTGTCGAACAACAAAGTCCGCATCTCGATAGCCCAGTTCAATTTCGGCCACATCCCGAACATAAACGGGGTTCCCATTTCGTGATGTAATAATGATGTTTTCGATATCTTTCGGGCTGGTATATTCCCCGACGGTTCTCACCAAATACCTGCGTTTTCCTTCATCAAATTTACCTGCGCTAATATTCCGGTTTTCCCTATCGAGGGCTTGTCCCATTTCCAACAGGGTGATTTCCCGGGCAGCTAATTTGATTGGATCCACAAGGATTTGAAGCTCCCGGTCCTGTCCTCCAAAAACATTGCTGGTGGCCACCCCTGGGACCCGCTCAAATCTGGGTTTGATATAATCTTCGGCAAAGTCACGCTGGGTATAAATATTAATGGGGTTGTTATCCAAGGGACGAAATATGAACCAACCCATGGCGTTGGTACGGGGATTAACATTATAGATAATGGGTTCATCCGCATCGGTGGGATACTCCTGTACCTGATTCAGTCGGTTGGATACCTTGAGGAGGGAGGAGTCGATATTGGTTCCAGCAGGGAATTCCAGAGTAATAGAGCCTTGACCATCGGTACTTTCACTGGTCATTTTTTCCAGGCCATCCACGTTTTTCAGCTGTTTTTCCTGTTCCTCTACAATTTCACGCT includes:
- a CDS encoding efflux RND transporter permease subunit; its protein translation is MRRMKLVEFAIQYPVSVTVGVLMVVLFGIVSLFKLPIQLTPNVEKPEITVETRWPGGSPQEVEREIVEEQEKQLKNVDGLEKMTSESTDGQGSITLEFPAGTNIDSSLLKVSNRLNQVQEYPTDADEPIIYNVNPRTNAMGWFIFRPLDNNPINIYTQRDFAEDYIKPRFERVPGVATSNVFGGQDRELQILVDPIKLAAREITLLEMGQALDRENRNISAGKFDEGKRRYLVRTVGEYTSPKDIENIIITSRNGNPVYVRDVAEIELGYRDADFVVRQRGNPAIAINAQRATGANVLDTMAGLKKAVKELNEGILRERGFQIYQVYDETDYVKSSLTLVQKNLVIGGLLAVFILLIFLRNWSSTLVIAVAIPISVIGTFIFLQLLGRNLNVVSLAGMTFAAGMVVDNAVVVLENIFRHREMGKSGTQAAYDGTVEVWGAVLASTLTTMAVFIPIFFIEEQAGQLFRDIALAIAAGVGLSLIVAITVIPSLSSRILKANKPSLPDKTQETDSTLSEGKKNLNPFHTAEGFRDWLANTTFFISGSVFHRLSIVIFFTVLSFVGAWLLIPKAEYLPEGNRNLIFGILFPPPGYNLVELTHMGEVIENNLRPYWEAEPGSAEAKNLGAPSITNFFYVARGRMVFMGAIADDPLRVKELIPVLQKAISPLPGTFGIITQPSLFSRGIAGGRSIDVEITGPKLEELVGLGQQLFGQISPLIPGSQIRPIPSLDLGNPEIQVKPDRERTAELQLSNQELGFMVNALVDGAKVSNYKFEGEEIDLTLRGKDIYANRIQDLEQLPIYTPGGKLVTLGSVADIRLITGPEQVNHIERVRAITLQVIPPEQIPLEKAMEMIQKEIVAPMFESGQIGGLNRVRLAGTVDDLTKTFHAFKWNFLLALLITYLLMASLFESFLYPFVIMFSVPLSIVGGFLGLHAVNIFTYQPMDVLTMLGFVILIGIVVNNAILLVHQSLNNIRDHQLPLREAVRESVRSRVRPIFMSVLTTLFGLSPLVIFSGSGSELYRGIGSVVLGGLLVSTIFTLFVVPALFSLLLEGKEKLLNPVTIIGGEPKEDMEVSSGRLSTFWKRLNGVK
- a CDS encoding TIGR04442 family protein, whose protein sequence is MIQDIRLHGLVTDTIEYFATVAGEKVSQRFFYETASPHQDTIIRFFSPGNEFIIGKEAIHYKGNGGSFCEYMFGINQPIKDMIKKEVVNRLVMNGAIYEPNMGLIHFTDQTTGSQTYDEIFLHGNALANYFFFINDPTPIDTKKQQENFLKTMGKRLKHSLAVAWEDDLNILHEIFKTLNKPNITVFLFKIIHTANKSFFNAYKQFYEETNGINPKDNVTLDDLGNQFQISTYQQERIKIDVIYKHSHNKRLIDSYKENLVELSKNPQMTSSDIARLNRLRSLGIRQNIPIEVFLTIDELFLKGKNLAQIDEPQYLSTAREILEGLFLNTHDENITITKEDISLLLRAKLEALEKRDFGFEGLLLEIGKTCDDHSRETNDSQFLEKLGHIITFFDRCDATYNTLNQIVFMENIDVNEKMLRTVYNNKKIFQDLSPQLFKEIFINKILKDRYLTDFGRRKIYCLFHGLKEIENNNKSLMDVMKEVITINQEMKIYNLIRQLIKKQPQDIFDPLKDRNARDLLRAKLTRELIKKDAIHKDIPEHLFQKVIRDILQEKNYLEEILPHIIEKPENHLRENFLQESGLDRYYIEEVEKDHFEFHHLSEELLEQIQKNN
- a CDS encoding methyltransferase domain-containing protein, producing MKAPYLHGYSLAERKRLIDQANYLKETLYRQIRFPKKGKVLEVGCAVGAQLGILDQRFPGIHLLGVDLSLQQLSEAKTYLKTQGINRPNLVQGDARKLPFSKSSLDAIFTCWFFEHVSHPIIILKECRRVLKPKKRIYMTEVENNSVCIWPESKPFKRFWNAFNKTQLSFKGDPFVGKKLYPLLKESGFSKIKVYPITFHYNQGSPQGFTRFVAFFFRIGQSAVKQIVQNGGITENDARRGLREFCQIAKHPNGVISFTCYRGIGTR
- a CDS encoding Lrp/AsnC ligand binding domain-containing protein, whose amino-acid sequence is MSVSAFILVDVTGNHTKSAFKTMTRIEGVKSVYAVTGSHDIIAYIEAGSVEELSDTVISKIRGVDGVTKTITSIVLNLSSPPTTGPSGA
- a CDS encoding helix-hairpin-helix domain-containing protein, giving the protein MTNQEVAEILLRVAEILECQKDNPYRVRAYRKAAHTISNTKKNIEEIAQEKGLQNLNGIGKDLANKIEEILATGTLNLDKNTSEGVPDGLSALFNVPGLPKETARFLFFKLKIQTLNDLEKLARSHLLRTLPGITKEKEQKILSELEKQV